From Armatimonadota bacterium, one genomic window encodes:
- a CDS encoding ABC transporter permease subunit, translated as MARQVTATEAVEVPEAVGLEAAPRLLRFPRETLVALLLFALAWQVASMVLPPYVAPSWGRIGRALLGLRYDFVLVTAGRVLLALVLSFAGGVLVAVVMYRWQALDRYLLPLVRLVMAVPVVCWILFSVLWFRGVELRIAFVLVVVCGPIFLIDALDAMHGVARELRDMLRAFRPTTLQYFTKLILPATVPAILTSWKINLSLAIRVVTMAELVGATTGIGYGLVIAQELFSVADVFAWTVVLVLMLMATQVVVGAVERRALVWRD; from the coding sequence ATGGCCCGGCAGGTGACGGCGACCGAAGCGGTGGAGGTTCCCGAAGCGGTGGGGCTGGAGGCGGCCCCGCGCCTGCTGCGCTTTCCGCGGGAGACGCTGGTGGCCCTCCTCCTCTTCGCCCTGGCCTGGCAGGTGGCCTCGATGGTCCTGCCCCCCTACGTCGCCCCCTCCTGGGGACGCATCGGGCGGGCCCTGCTGGGGTTGCGCTACGACTTCGTCCTGGTCACCGCCGGCCGGGTGCTGCTGGCCCTCGTCCTCTCCTTCGCCGGCGGCGTGCTCGTGGCCGTGGTGATGTACCGGTGGCAGGCCCTGGACCGCTACCTGCTGCCGCTGGTGCGCCTGGTCATGGCCGTGCCGGTGGTGTGCTGGATCCTCTTCTCGGTGCTGTGGTTCCGCGGGGTGGAGCTGCGCATCGCCTTCGTGCTGGTCGTCGTCTGCGGCCCCATCTTCCTCATCGACGCCCTGGACGCCATGCACGGGGTGGCGCGGGAGCTGCGGGACATGCTGCGCGCCTTCCGGCCCACCACCCTGCAGTACTTCACCAAGCTCATCCTGCCGGCGACGGTCCCGGCCATCCTCACCTCCTGGAAGATCAACCTCAGCCTGGCCATCCGGGTGGTGACGATGGCCGAGCTGGTGGGCGCCACCACCGGCATCGGGTACGGGCTGGTCATCGCCCAGGAGCTCTTCTCCGTGGCCGACGTCTTCGCCTGGACCGTGGTCCTGGTGCTCATGCTCATGGCCACCCAGGTGGTGGTGGGCGCCGTGGAGCGGCGGGCGCTGGTGTGGCGCGACTGA
- a CDS encoding amidohydrolase family protein: MRVDAHVHYVSPRVFAVLRRDAARYGVTYLETPAPQVHLPDVPLARPILPALSDLDGLRAHRHRQGLDRLVLGPLMDLAGYGLPVEQGALLSRLVNESLAADLAAAEACWGLATVPLQDGDAAAAELRYAVRHLGLRGAMIDTNVRGRSLAQAPLEPFWAEAQALGVPVVLHPFAVPALERLRPYYLHNVVGYPLETTLAAAELVFGGVLRRFPGLRVVLVHGGGFLPYQIGRLERAYRAREEARVHLDVSPAQFLQAFYYDALTHHPAALRFLVEQVGAARVLLGSDYPFSMADPAPGATLDAAGLAPEARQMVAGGTALALFAPRTGAPAGPRPAGPHHGEEE; encoded by the coding sequence ATGCGCGTCGACGCCCACGTCCACTACGTCTCGCCGCGGGTCTTCGCCGTGCTGCGTCGTGACGCGGCCCGGTACGGCGTGACGTACCTGGAGACCCCCGCCCCGCAGGTCCACCTCCCCGACGTCCCGCTGGCGCGGCCGATCCTCCCGGCGCTCTCCGACCTGGACGGCCTGCGCGCCCACCGCCACCGCCAGGGCCTCGACCGGCTGGTCCTCGGCCCGCTCATGGACCTGGCGGGCTACGGCCTGCCCGTCGAGCAGGGCGCCCTCCTGAGCCGCCTGGTGAACGAGAGCCTGGCCGCCGACCTGGCTGCGGCGGAGGCCTGCTGGGGGCTGGCCACCGTGCCGCTCCAGGACGGCGACGCGGCCGCCGCGGAGCTGCGCTACGCCGTGCGGCACCTCGGCCTGCGGGGCGCCATGATCGACACCAACGTGCGCGGCCGCAGCCTCGCCCAGGCGCCCCTCGAGCCGTTCTGGGCGGAGGCGCAGGCGCTGGGGGTCCCGGTGGTCCTCCACCCCTTCGCCGTCCCGGCGCTGGAGCGGCTCCGCCCCTACTACCTGCACAATGTCGTGGGCTACCCGTTGGAGACCACGCTGGCCGCGGCGGAGCTGGTCTTCGGCGGCGTGCTGCGGCGGTTTCCAGGTCTCCGCGTCGTCCTGGTCCACGGGGGCGGGTTCCTGCCGTACCAGATCGGCCGGCTGGAGCGGGCGTACCGGGCCCGGGAGGAGGCGCGGGTGCACCTCGACGTCTCCCCGGCGCAGTTCCTGCAGGCCTTCTACTACGACGCCCTCACCCACCACCCCGCCGCCCTGCGGTTCCTGGTGGAGCAGGTCGGGGCGGCGCGGGTGCTGCTGGGCAGCGACTACCCCTTCAGCATGGCCGATCCGGCGCCGGGGGCGACGCTGGACGCGGCGGGGCTTGCGCCCGAGGCGCGGCAGATGGTCGCGGGGGGGACGGCACTGGCGCTGTTCGCACCCCGTACCGGGGCACCGGCGGGCCCCCGCCCGGCGGGCCCTCACCATGGAGAGGAGGAGTGA
- a CDS encoding ABC transporter substrate-binding protein, with the protein MSAAPAATPARAPREAARPARTAHRPARSRSGLAALLVAAALLLVPALPAGAQRTRLRMAVLSFPAISTFVAQIIREAGLDRPHGLEVEAVPFATISAYYAAIATGEVDTLAGGPNVLQRMRLERVPVQAVATLVRPSDLVLITRHPEVRSVLDLRGKTLAADMGSQQFQLLAIYTRWKGMDLRREVTIVQAPFPLARAQLAAGRVDAAMLIEPVATLAMRDSPAYRIIFNGRRAWREMTGTDGWELIVWMREDVIRRSPALVPAALRMFTDFQRYVRTNLDEADRIVARTTGLPPGAFKESVLYRRLHFEVSPAWGRERAALEQMFRLAVEAGVIERLPDAGWLYQP; encoded by the coding sequence ATGAGCGCCGCGCCCGCTGCCACCCCGGCCCGCGCGCCCCGGGAGGCCGCTCGCCCCGCGCGCACCGCGCACCGCCCCGCCCGGAGCCGCTCCGGACTGGCGGCCCTGCTGGTGGCCGCCGCGCTGCTGCTCGTGCCGGCGCTCCCCGCCGGCGCGCAACGGACGCGCCTGCGCATGGCGGTGCTCTCCTTCCCCGCCATCAGCACCTTCGTGGCCCAGATCATCCGCGAGGCCGGGCTGGATCGGCCGCACGGCCTGGAGGTGGAGGCGGTCCCCTTCGCCACCATCTCCGCTTACTACGCCGCCATCGCCACGGGTGAGGTGGACACGCTCGCGGGCGGGCCCAACGTGCTCCAGCGGATGCGCCTGGAGCGGGTGCCGGTGCAGGCCGTGGCCACGCTGGTGCGGCCGAGTGACCTCGTCCTCATCACCCGCCACCCGGAGGTGCGCTCGGTGCTGGACCTGCGGGGCAAGACCCTCGCCGCCGACATGGGGTCCCAGCAGTTCCAGCTCCTGGCCATCTACACGCGCTGGAAGGGGATGGACCTGCGCCGCGAGGTCACCATCGTCCAGGCGCCCTTCCCGCTGGCCCGGGCGCAGCTGGCGGCGGGGCGGGTGGACGCGGCCATGCTCATCGAGCCGGTGGCCACCCTGGCCATGCGCGACAGTCCGGCCTACCGGATCATCTTCAACGGGCGCCGGGCCTGGCGGGAGATGACCGGCACCGACGGGTGGGAGCTGATCGTGTGGATGCGCGAGGACGTCATCCGCCGCTCGCCGGCGCTGGTGCCGGCGGCGCTGCGCATGTTCACCGACTTCCAGCGCTACGTGCGCACGAACCTGGACGAGGCCGACCGCATCGTCGCCCGCACGACGGGGCTGCCCCCCGGCGCCTTCAAGGAGTCGGTGCTCTACCGGCGGCTGCACTTCGAGGTCTCCCCGGCCTGGGGGCGCGAGCGGGCGGCTCTGGAGCAGATGTTCCGCCTGGCCGTGGAGGCCGGGGTCATCGAGCGCCTCCCCGACGCGGGGTGGCTCTACCAGCCATGA
- a CDS encoding ABC transporter permease subunit, which yields MRRAVGGPDAPAGRARLAAWAQTAAALLPLLLLWEALGRAQVSLFVPPLEAIARAWVEEVVTGRLWRALATSLDALVTGYGLAVLVGIPLGLLMGRSWAVQVAADPFVNTLMSAPLSALVPVLIVIFGVRETVVTATVFLFSVFIVVVNARAGTQVLDRSLVEMARAFGASPWQVFQKVALWAALPAIMVGLRLGALQAVKGMVVGEILIAVTGLGERLIYYGNTFLIPHLYAAILTVLLLALGASQLVLAADRLLVRWK from the coding sequence GTGAGGCGGGCGGTCGGAGGGCCCGATGCGCCGGCAGGGCGGGCGCGCCTCGCCGCCTGGGCACAGACCGCGGCCGCGCTGCTGCCGCTCCTCCTCCTGTGGGAGGCCCTGGGGCGGGCGCAGGTCTCCCTCTTCGTGCCTCCCCTTGAGGCCATCGCCCGCGCCTGGGTCGAGGAGGTCGTCACCGGGCGCCTGTGGCGCGCTCTGGCCACCAGCCTGGACGCCCTGGTCACCGGCTACGGCCTCGCGGTGCTGGTGGGCATCCCGCTCGGGCTGCTCATGGGACGGTCGTGGGCGGTGCAGGTCGCAGCCGACCCCTTCGTGAACACCCTGATGTCCGCCCCCCTCTCCGCGCTGGTGCCGGTGCTCATCGTCATCTTCGGCGTCCGGGAGACCGTGGTCACCGCCACCGTCTTCCTCTTCAGCGTCTTCATCGTCGTCGTAAACGCCCGCGCCGGGACGCAGGTGCTGGACCGGTCCCTCGTCGAGATGGCCCGGGCGTTCGGGGCCTCCCCGTGGCAGGTGTTCCAGAAGGTCGCCCTGTGGGCGGCGCTGCCGGCCATTATGGTCGGGCTGCGCCTGGGCGCGCTGCAGGCGGTCAAGGGGATGGTGGTGGGGGAGATCCTGATCGCGGTCACCGGGCTGGGGGAGCGCCTCATCTACTACGGCAACACCTTCCTGATACCGCACCTCTATGCGGCCATCCTGACCGTGCTGCTGCTGGCCCTGGGGGCCTCGCAGCTCGTCCTGGCCGCCGACCGGCTGCTGGTGCGCTGGAAGTGA
- a CDS encoding ABC transporter ATP-binding protein, with product MSVDALVARQAPTLIEVVRAAKRFGAVAALADVSLVVRAGEFVTLIGPSGCGKTTLLKMLAGLIAPDAGEIRIGGRTVTGPGRDRSLVFQDFALLPWATVLRNVAFGLELQGVPRAEREARAREYIRKVKLTGFEHHYPHQLSGGMQQRVGLARALVTRPQILLMDEPFAAVDEQTRRLFQDDLLRLVAEEGTTVIFVTHSMEEAVFLSDRVYVLSARPGRIIETLPIPLPRPRTDAVRRHPEFTELVERLWAVLKELQ from the coding sequence ATGAGCGTGGACGCCCTGGTCGCCCGGCAGGCCCCCACCCTCATCGAGGTGGTCCGGGCCGCCAAGCGCTTCGGGGCCGTCGCCGCCCTGGCCGACGTCTCGCTGGTGGTCCGTGCCGGGGAGTTCGTCACGCTGATCGGCCCCAGCGGGTGCGGCAAGACGACCCTGCTGAAGATGCTGGCCGGGCTGATCGCCCCGGATGCGGGAGAGATCCGCATCGGCGGACGGACCGTCACCGGGCCGGGACGCGACCGCAGCCTGGTCTTCCAGGACTTCGCCCTCCTCCCCTGGGCGACGGTCCTGCGCAACGTGGCCTTCGGCCTGGAGCTGCAGGGGGTGCCGCGGGCCGAACGGGAGGCCCGGGCCCGCGAGTACATCCGCAAGGTCAAGCTTACCGGGTTCGAGCACCACTACCCGCACCAGCTCTCCGGGGGGATGCAGCAGCGGGTGGGGCTGGCCCGCGCCCTGGTCACCCGCCCGCAGATCCTGCTCATGGACGAGCCCTTTGCCGCTGTGGACGAGCAGACCCGGCGGCTCTTCCAGGACGACCTGTTGCGGCTGGTGGCGGAGGAGGGGACGACGGTGATCTTCGTCACCCACAGCATGGAGGAGGCCGTCTTCCTCTCCGATCGGGTCTACGTCCTGTCGGCCCGTCCCGGCCGGATCATCGAGACGCTCCCCATCCCCCTCCCCCGGCCGAGGACGGACGCCGTGCGCCGGCACCCGGAGTTCACCGAGCTGGTGGAGCGCCTGTGGGCCGTCCTGAAGGAGCTCCAGTGA
- a CDS encoding amidohydrolase family protein, translating into MTLTIRQARLRGREGLWDLLLEDGRIAAVEPALPPRGETIDAAGGLVTPTFVNPHVHLDKTMLGDVMRPNVSQTLQEAIRITWDHKRAYTPEEIVARAGPVLEAGVTYGTTVFRAFADVDSIGGLVPVQGLLALRDRYAAVARVQVVAFPQEGIVRDPGTAGLLRQAMALGADVVGGLPWYERTDAHMREHIDIVFDIAREYDADIHMLVDDTDDPNSRSLEYLAVKTLETGYRGRVTASHCGALAAYNDVYAAKVIAMVAEAEITICSNPHISLVLAGRHDREPVRRGITRVRELLRAGVNVVSGQDDVNDPYYPFGRNSQAEVALFMAHTAHLTYPTELEAVFDMVTTNAARALRLAGYGVAPGDAADLNVWRAPTVREVLRRQEPPAWVLRGGRVVAAWSWSCERRWAMGGGERR; encoded by the coding sequence ATGACACTGACGATTCGGCAAGCGCGCCTGCGCGGCCGCGAGGGGCTGTGGGACCTCCTCCTGGAGGACGGGCGCATCGCCGCGGTGGAGCCCGCCCTGCCGCCGCGCGGCGAGACCATCGATGCGGCGGGCGGGCTCGTGACGCCCACCTTCGTGAACCCGCACGTCCACCTGGACAAGACGATGCTCGGGGACGTGATGCGCCCCAACGTCTCCCAGACGCTGCAGGAGGCCATCCGCATCACCTGGGACCACAAGCGCGCCTACACCCCCGAGGAGATCGTCGCCCGGGCCGGCCCGGTGCTGGAGGCGGGGGTGACCTACGGCACCACCGTCTTCCGGGCCTTCGCCGACGTGGACAGCATAGGCGGCCTCGTCCCCGTCCAGGGGCTGCTGGCGCTGCGCGACCGCTACGCGGCGGTGGCCCGCGTCCAGGTGGTGGCCTTCCCCCAGGAGGGGATCGTGCGCGACCCCGGCACCGCGGGGCTGCTGCGGCAGGCCATGGCGCTGGGGGCGGACGTGGTCGGCGGGCTGCCCTGGTACGAGCGGACCGACGCGCACATGCGCGAGCACATCGACATCGTCTTCGACATCGCCCGGGAGTACGACGCCGACATCCACATGCTGGTGGACGACACCGACGACCCCAACAGCCGCTCGCTGGAGTACCTGGCGGTGAAGACGCTGGAGACCGGCTACCGGGGGCGGGTGACGGCCAGCCACTGCGGAGCGCTGGCGGCCTACAACGACGTCTACGCCGCCAAGGTCATCGCCATGGTGGCCGAGGCGGAGATCACCATCTGCAGCAACCCGCACATCAGCCTGGTCCTGGCCGGCCGCCACGACCGCGAGCCGGTGCGCCGCGGCATCACCCGCGTCCGGGAGCTCCTGCGCGCCGGGGTGAACGTGGTCTCCGGGCAGGACGACGTGAACGACCCCTACTACCCCTTCGGGCGCAACAGCCAGGCGGAGGTGGCGCTCTTCATGGCGCACACCGCACACCTCACCTACCCGACGGAGCTGGAGGCCGTCTTCGACATGGTGACGACCAATGCGGCGCGGGCCCTGCGCCTCGCCGGCTATGGGGTGGCGCCGGGGGATGCCGCCGACCTGAACGTCTGGCGCGCCCCCACCGTGCGCGAGGTGCTGCGCCGGCAGGAACCGCCGGCCTGGGTCCTGCGGGGGGGCCGGGTGGTGGCGGCCTGGAGCTGGAGCTGTGAGCGGCGCTGGGCGATGGGAGGAGGGGAGCGACGGTGA
- a CDS encoding ABC transporter permease: MTGHVAAHLLRILSLVTFLGVWEWAGRVRVTFAFPTVGATLRAGAELLRSGELPAALLVSAQALAMGLGTAVAVAIPLGLVMGMVRPVARVAGLYLELLIALPSAALIPLVILTLGISVRSSAAVVFVFSMPFIAMNAYGGVREVPPRLVEMARAFQATPAQLFVKVILPGSLPLLLAGLRYGLSRAFVGLVIAELLLSPFGVGKVMTTAAAVFAYDRLFATVAVIILLAVGALTLLQRLERVLLRWRTA, translated from the coding sequence ATGACGGGACACGTGGCGGCCCACCTCCTGCGCATCCTCTCCCTGGTGACGTTCCTGGGGGTGTGGGAGTGGGCGGGGCGGGTGCGGGTTACCTTCGCCTTCCCCACCGTCGGGGCCACCCTGCGGGCGGGGGCGGAGCTCCTGCGGTCCGGCGAGCTGCCCGCCGCCCTGCTGGTGAGCGCCCAGGCCCTCGCCATGGGACTCGGCACGGCGGTGGCCGTGGCGATCCCGCTCGGGCTGGTCATGGGCATGGTCCGCCCGGTGGCGCGGGTGGCGGGGCTGTACCTGGAGCTGCTCATCGCGCTCCCCTCGGCGGCCCTCATCCCCCTGGTCATCCTGACGCTGGGGATCAGCGTGCGCTCCTCGGCGGCGGTCGTCTTCGTCTTCAGCATGCCCTTCATCGCCATGAACGCCTACGGCGGCGTGCGCGAGGTGCCGCCCCGGCTCGTGGAGATGGCCCGCGCCTTCCAGGCCACCCCGGCCCAGCTCTTCGTCAAGGTGATCCTGCCGGGCAGCCTGCCGTTGCTCCTGGCCGGACTGCGCTACGGGCTGTCGCGGGCCTTCGTCGGGCTGGTGATCGCCGAGCTGCTGCTCTCGCCCTTCGGCGTGGGGAAGGTGATGACCACCGCCGCGGCGGTCTTCGCCTACGACCGGCTCTTCGCCACCGTGGCCGTGATCATCCTCCTCGCGGTGGGGGCGCTCACCCTGCTCCAGCGGCTCGAGCGCGTCCTTCTGCGCTGGCGGACCGCATGA
- a CDS encoding (2Fe-2S)-binding protein produces MSAATPAPRSPVPARTTRRRRPQPVAEQRITLTVNGVARTLTVPVRRTLADALRDDLGLTGTHLGCEHGVCGACTVLLDGRAVRSCLLLAVQADGREVLTVEGLAQGDRLHPIQEAFWETHALQCGFCTPGFLMTVYAFLRETPHPTDEEIREALAGNLCRCTGYVNILKAVRLAAERLAAGEAATVAREEGGP; encoded by the coding sequence ATGAGCGCTGCCACGCCCGCCCCCCGTTCCCCCGTGCCCGCGCGCACGACCCGTCGCCGCCGGCCGCAGCCGGTGGCGGAGCAGCGCATCACCCTCACCGTGAACGGGGTGGCGCGCACGCTGACGGTGCCGGTCCGCCGCACCCTGGCCGACGCCCTGCGCGACGACCTGGGGCTCACCGGCACCCACCTGGGGTGCGAGCACGGGGTGTGCGGCGCCTGCACCGTCCTGCTGGACGGGCGGGCGGTGCGCTCCTGCCTGCTGCTGGCGGTGCAGGCGGACGGCCGGGAGGTGCTCACGGTGGAGGGGCTGGCCCAGGGCGACCGCCTCCACCCCATCCAGGAGGCCTTCTGGGAGACGCACGCCCTGCAGTGCGGGTTCTGCACCCCCGGGTTCCTGATGACGGTCTACGCCTTCCTGCGGGAGACGCCCCACCCCACCGACGAGGAGATCCGGGAGGCGCTGGCGGGCAACCTCTGCCGCTGCACGGGCTACGTGAACATCCTCAAAGCCGTGCGCCTGGCTGCCGAGCGGCTGGCCGCGGGCGAGGCGGCCACCGTGGCAAGAGAGGAGGGAGGACCATGA
- a CDS encoding ABC transporter substrate-binding protein produces the protein MTRRRCITLALGVALALGAAPVAGLVPGAAPAAGAPAEVVRLRIARLAFPSLVSVMVDVVKAAGLDRRNGLELEPVSFSAVSGFYAAQATGEVEAGVGGPHVYQRLRLEGAPIRIVASYVGLSAMVVISRNPQVRTITDLRGRTLAADMGSSEFAILSIYARAKGLDLRREVTIVQAGPPLARAQLAAGRVDAAMTWEPTATLTMRDSTDYRIIFNGRTGWREITGKDGWELVVEMREDALRRTPEALPRLLKTFQDGQAYLRTNLDDADRAVAASLGLPPGVLKEAVLFRRIVYDVRPAWHPQVSAALWEMFRAGVEVGFLPRLPDPGIIHRP, from the coding sequence GTGACGCGACGGCGGTGCATCACGCTGGCACTCGGGGTGGCGCTGGCGCTGGGCGCCGCGCCGGTGGCGGGACTGGTGCCGGGCGCCGCGCCGGCGGCGGGGGCGCCGGCGGAGGTGGTCCGCCTGCGCATCGCCCGCCTGGCCTTCCCCTCGCTCGTCTCGGTGATGGTGGACGTCGTCAAGGCGGCGGGGCTGGACCGGCGCAACGGGCTCGAGCTGGAACCGGTCTCCTTCAGCGCCGTCTCGGGCTTCTACGCCGCCCAGGCCACGGGCGAGGTGGAGGCCGGGGTGGGCGGGCCGCACGTCTACCAGCGGCTGCGCCTGGAGGGGGCGCCGATCCGCATCGTCGCCTCCTATGTGGGGCTCTCGGCGATGGTGGTCATCTCCCGCAACCCCCAGGTGCGCACCATCACCGACCTGCGCGGCCGCACCCTGGCCGCCGACATGGGCTCCTCCGAGTTCGCCATCCTCTCCATCTACGCCCGGGCGAAGGGGCTGGACCTGCGCCGCGAGGTGACCATCGTCCAGGCCGGGCCGCCGCTGGCCCGGGCGCAGCTGGCCGCCGGGCGGGTGGACGCGGCCATGACCTGGGAGCCGACGGCCACGCTCACCATGCGCGACAGCACCGACTACCGCATCATCTTCAACGGCCGCACCGGGTGGCGCGAGATCACGGGGAAGGACGGGTGGGAGCTGGTGGTGGAGATGCGCGAGGACGCGCTGCGCCGCACCCCCGAGGCGCTCCCCCGGCTGCTCAAGACCTTCCAGGACGGCCAGGCCTACCTGCGCACGAACCTGGACGACGCCGACCGGGCGGTGGCGGCCTCCCTGGGCCTGCCGCCGGGCGTGCTCAAGGAGGCGGTGCTCTTCCGGCGCATCGTCTACGACGTCCGTCCCGCCTGGCACCCGCAGGTGAGCGCCGCCCTGTGGGAGATGTTCCGGGCGGGCGTGGAGGTGGGCTTCCTCCCCCGCCTGCCCGACCCGGGGATCATCCACCGGCCGTAG
- a CDS encoding ATP-binding cassette domain-containing protein: MEIAVRQLGKVYRQKGTGERVVAIEDLTFTVRGGELVAIVGQTGCGKSTFLHILIGLEAPTRGALVIDGREPYRDFAAFRGRIAAVFQQDRLLPWRTVLANVELGLEILGVPPRQRRATAERWLEQLGLGRFLRAFPNELSGGMRQRVALARAFALDPEILVADEAFGHLDEVTAAQIRQDFLALARAGRKTVFLVTHQIEEALTVGERVLVFGRPARLLADIRPEHDTNGARARAREAIQALLSAGRPPAPWEPAGEGSR, encoded by the coding sequence ATGGAGATCGCGGTGCGCCAGCTCGGCAAGGTCTACCGGCAGAAGGGCACGGGGGAGCGCGTCGTGGCCATCGAGGACCTCACCTTCACCGTGCGGGGCGGCGAGCTCGTCGCCATCGTCGGACAGACCGGCTGCGGCAAGTCCACCTTCCTGCACATCCTCATCGGCCTGGAGGCCCCCACGCGCGGTGCGCTCGTCATCGACGGCCGGGAGCCCTACCGCGACTTTGCCGCCTTCCGCGGCCGCATCGCCGCCGTTTTCCAGCAGGACCGCCTCCTGCCCTGGCGCACCGTGCTGGCCAACGTCGAGCTGGGGCTGGAGATCCTGGGGGTGCCGCCGCGCCAGCGCCGGGCCACCGCCGAGCGCTGGCTGGAGCAGCTCGGCCTGGGCCGCTTCCTGCGCGCCTTCCCCAACGAGCTCTCCGGCGGGATGCGCCAGCGGGTGGCGCTGGCCCGGGCCTTTGCCCTCGACCCGGAGATCCTGGTGGCCGACGAGGCCTTCGGCCACCTGGACGAGGTCACCGCCGCGCAGATCCGGCAGGACTTCCTGGCGCTCGCCCGCGCCGGACGCAAGACCGTCTTTCTGGTGACGCACCAGATCGAGGAGGCGCTCACCGTGGGGGAGCGCGTGCTGGTCTTCGGCCGGCCGGCCCGCCTGCTAGCGGACATCCGGCCGGAACACGACACCAACGGCGCCCGCGCCCGCGCCCGCGAGGCGATCCAGGCGCTGCTGAGCGCCGGGCGCCCGCCGGCCCCCTGGGAACCCGCCGGGGAGGGGTCGCGATGA
- a CDS encoding ABC transporter substrate-binding protein, which translates to MRLGRSAAAALGAITLLAALVGAAGESVAAPTRLTVLSTVTRVVNLPMLVGFKLLRQDGVAFEVKDLRTPEAVVLATAERQGQFGTGFAAFYPAVEKGAPVRALFELSKPEFVVVAKREITAVAGLSGVRLASHSPGSTVQALLEFFLLDHPGVSPNIVFMPEGSPARAEAILRGAVDAAAIDLTAAQVVLDRAPGRFHVLVDLTRIPVSSSFLIARQDFIEGNRPLVRRVLRRLLESYRRGVASPAFWAAEGAEFFPAVPRDQLERQLAALARVFDPNGGIDRMTGQGAISNIQFQVATKNLSGPALKWKRAQFFDTEILEELLAELGRVR; encoded by the coding sequence ATGAGGCTCGGGCGCAGTGCGGCGGCGGCGCTGGGGGCGATCACGCTCCTGGCCGCGCTGGTCGGCGCTGCCGGGGAGAGCGTGGCGGCGCCGACGCGGCTCACGGTGCTCTCCACGGTCACGCGCGTGGTCAACCTGCCCATGCTGGTGGGGTTCAAGCTGCTGCGGCAGGACGGGGTGGCCTTTGAGGTCAAGGACCTGCGGACGCCGGAGGCGGTCGTCCTGGCCACCGCCGAGCGGCAGGGTCAGTTCGGGACGGGGTTTGCCGCGTTCTACCCCGCGGTGGAGAAGGGCGCGCCGGTGCGGGCGCTCTTCGAGCTGTCGAAACCCGAGTTCGTCGTCGTGGCCAAACGGGAGATCACCGCGGTGGCGGGCCTCTCCGGCGTGCGGCTGGCCTCCCACTCCCCCGGGTCGACGGTGCAGGCGCTCCTGGAGTTCTTCCTCCTGGACCACCCGGGGGTCTCCCCCAACATCGTCTTCATGCCCGAGGGCTCCCCGGCCCGCGCCGAAGCCATCCTGCGCGGGGCCGTCGACGCCGCGGCCATCGACCTGACGGCGGCGCAGGTGGTGCTCGACCGCGCCCCCGGCCGTTTCCACGTCCTGGTCGACCTGACGCGCATCCCAGTGAGCAGCAGCTTCCTCATCGCCCGCCAGGACTTCATCGAGGGGAACCGGCCGCTGGTGCGGCGGGTGCTCCGCCGGCTCCTGGAGTCGTACCGCCGCGGCGTGGCCAGCCCCGCCTTCTGGGCGGCGGAAGGCGCCGAGTTCTTCCCGGCGGTGCCGCGCGACCAGCTGGAGCGGCAGCTGGCCGCCCTGGCCCGTGTCTTCGACCCCAACGGCGGCATCGACCGGATGACCGGGCAGGGGGCCATCAGCAACATCCAGTTCCAGGTGGCCACCAAGAACCTGAGCGGCCCGGCCTTGAAGTGGAAGCGCGCCCAGTTCTTCGACACGGAGATCCTCGAAGAGCTCCTCGCGGAGCTGGGGCGGGTCCGGTAG